The genomic region GTATTAAATATAATTACATCAGCTTTTTTATTTATAACTTTATTGTATATATACGTGAACTTTCTCCCCATGGATGATAACCATTACCCACATATTCAAAACCATATTTTTCATAATATCCTATATGGCTTGTGCACAGATATAAATTAGTAAATCCACCTTCTTTTGCATCACATTTCACGGCTTCTATTAACTTAGCACCATATCCATTACCCCTATATTCTTCTTCAATGTATAATGCACATAACCAAGGATATAGATCCATTCTGCTTATAAAATCATTAGTAATTAATCCTGAACATCCCACTATCTTCAAATCATCCATAAGCAAATACCATTGTGGTAATGGATTATTACTAGTAATAGCATTTGTTATACAATCATGATATACCATCATGCTATTTTCATTTGCCCATTTGCTTTGAAAATATTTAATTGCACTATCTTTATATTCAGGATGCTTTCTAATTGATATAATTTTCATATATTAACCTCTTTCTTTATTATTAGGATTGATTTCATTTAATAATGTAAAACTTAAAATAATTAATCCTCCAATAATCTGCAATAAAGTAATTTCTTCCCCGAGAATTGTTACTGAAATAATTATTGCAACAAGGGGATCAATATAACTTAGTATTGCTGCCTCTTGTCCTTCCAAATCCTTAAGAGATGAAAAATATAAACAATAAGCAAAGCCAGTATGTATAATTCCAAGTATTAAGAGACTTATTATGCTATTAGGTTTTAAACTCCCTATATTTATTCCTGTAGTCCCTAATATATAAGGAAGTAAGACTATAATTGCAGCAATAAATTGAATTAATGTTCTATCAATACCTGTAACATTTTTAATAAACTTATTAAGTATTATTACAGCTGCATAAAGTACTGCTGCTCCTAAACCGAAAGCAATGCCAATATTATTAGATTTATCTATACTTTTTACATTTATGACCATAATCAATCCAATTGTTGCCATAATAAAATACATTATTTGTTTTATGGTAATCCTTTCTTTAAATAAAACAGGACATACCACCATAACAATTACAGGAGCAAAATAATAGCTTAATGTAGCAATTGAAGCAGTAGTATATTTATAAGCTTCAAAAAGTAAAATCCAATTAAATCCTATTGCTACTCCAGATAAAAATAAAAATAAAATGTCTCTTTTTAGTTCTCCAAAACTTATCTTTTTTTCTTTTATAAATTTATAAATCATAATTATAATGGAGGCAATAAGCGCTCTAAATAAGGCTATCTCTCCAGAAGAGAGAGAAATATTTCTAACAAAAATTCCAATTGTTCCAAATATAATCATAGCAATAATATTTTTAAGCTCTGCTTTCATAATAATTTATCTCCCATTTAATAATAAATAATTTAAAATCTAATATATATCTTTTATCTTATGGAGTCAACATTTTTCCTAATCTTATTATTTATTAAAGCCCTATAAAAAATAAAGGGGATCTATCATGATCACTCTGATATATCCCCATATTTATTATTTTACTTTAAATATTAAGGCTTCTTTACCTATTAAAAGCTTATTATCTTGAATTACTATCTTTTTATTTTCTACTAAGTCTAAATACTCCCCATCTTTAATTTCTAATTCTATTACATCATCCCTTTTTCCAAAATTAAATATTCCATAGAGTTTTTGATTATTCATTTCATAGGAAGCTGCCACAACTTCTTTATTGCTTAATATATTTATCTCATAATATCCTTCAGAAAATACTTTATCCTTCTTAATATTATATAAACTTCTAAACAAATAAACCAACTCTTCATTAATATTATTAAAATTTATTTTATCTAAATCAAAAAGACTTGGTGTTTTTTCTTCTAAAGCCTCTTGTCCATTATAAATTAATACTGTTCCCTTTTGAAAATAAATAAATTTGGTCCAGATTTTTAATAAATTAAAATCTTTTATCTTTTTTGCTGCTCTTTCTTGATCATGATTTTCTAAAAACCTTAATTTTATATAATTATTAGGATATATTCCTTCCTGTAAGCTTAACTTATCAATATAAGCCTTTAAAGTTCCTTTGCCGTTAAAATAATTATTAAATTCCTCATTTACATCATAATCATAAAGAATATCGAAGGCTTGATATAATTCACCATCACTATGCACTTCTATTCCTTCTTTCCTCAAAGCTTTAAGAAAGCTCAAATGAACAGATTCTGCAAGCCATATAGTATCTTTATTAATTTTTGCAACTTCTTCCCTTGCCCTTCCCCAAAAACTTACTGGCACCATTGAAGCAACATCACATCTAAAGCCGTCAACTCCAATTGAAGCCCAATACTTTAATGTTTCTATTTGGTAGTCCCATAAGTCCTTATTTTCATAATTTAAATCAATAACGTCAGACCAATCCCCAGCTCTATTTCCAAAAGAACCATCCTTCCTTCTATAAAAATATTCTGGATGATTTTCTACCAGCCAGGAATCGTGAGAAGTATGATTATAAACAACATCTATTATGCATTTCATTTCTTTTTCATGAATTGCATTTAATAAACTTTTAAAATCTTCTAAAGTACCATACTCTGGATTAACTTTTCTATAATCTTTTATTGAGTAAGGACAGCCAAGACTTCCCTTTTTATTTTTAACTCCTATTGGATGTATTGGCATTAGCCATATGATATCTACTCCCAATTTTTTAATTCTATCTAAGTCTTCTTCTACTTCTTTGAATGTTCCCATTTTACCATAATTTCTAACATAAACTGAATATATTACATTATGTTTTAATCTTTTATTAGTGTCTACTGCCATATAAACCCCTCCATATTTTAAGATTTACTACTACAGCTTAATTCTAACATTCTAAAAATTAATTTAAAATTATGTTTTCTTACAAAACTAAGGGCCATATTTTGGCTAATTTACTCAAATTTCATCTTTAGATTCCTTGTTATCAAGATAGAATATTACTAAAGCCGCTAAAAGTAGAAAACTTGCTGCAAATATTGATTTAACCCCAATTTCCTCTGTTAATATTCCGCCTAAAGCTGCTCCCAAAGCAAAAAATATAATAACAATAGAATATCTTATTCCTCTTGCCCTATTAAGCTTATCTTTATATTTAATTGCTTTAAGAAAAGCTTCTGAGGCAGACCTTAAATTTCCTGTACAAATAGTTGTACTATAAGGAGAATCTACAAGAGTTTTAAAAGCTGATATCTGCATACCTGAAATAAATGCAACAATTGATGTTACTGAGCTGTGTGGAACAGTTTCCGGTATTAATCCTACTATGAACAAAATAATAGCTTCAACTAATAATACTATTTTACTGTATCTATTAGGATGAATTCCCTTTTCCCTTTCTCTTTGTCTAATAGTTTCATTTGCTAATGCTCCTAATATAAAGGCTATAACCTGAATAAAAGCAAGAATACTCATTTTATAATTTTTTTGTGCCAGGCCTATAGCAATTAATACAATATTTCCACTTTCAGCATTAGCAAATACTCCTCCTCTACCAATGTAGGTATAAGCCTCTAAAAATCCCCCTACAGCTGCAAGAATTATTCCTAATCTTAATGACTCATGAGTATTATTATGACTTGGTACAATTTCTCTAAATTTCCTTTTTATCTTCATATCCTTAATCTTACCCCTTGTTTTATCTTTTATAAACTATGCACCAACAATATTTCTAACCCATAATTTCTTATTATATCTTCTACGGCCTAAAATAAATTTATAAAATTCCTCAAAGGTTATCATAGCATAAACATAGTAAATCGGAAGATTTAACAGTATTCCCCCCAAGAAAGCCATTGGAATACCAACAAGCCATACTCCACTTATATCTAGAAATAAGGCTGCCTTTGTATCTCCTCCACATCTTAAGACACCAACTATATTTACTAAATTAAAGGATCTAAATGGCAAATATATTACAAATACATTTAAACAATTTTTTATATTATAAGCTACCTGCTCACTTACTGTAAATAAATTAATAAGAGGTTTTCTAATTATTAAACAAAAAACAGCCAATATTCCTACTAATATGATTTGTATTGTGAAAATATATTCTGAATGTTTTTCTGCTTTTTTTAGCTTATTTGCTCCAAGTTCATTACCTAAAATTACTCCCGTAGCTGCACTTAAGCCCTGCAATAATACAAAACATATTTGTTCAACATTTTGGGTTATTGTTATAGAGGCAACTGCATCATCGCCCATTCTTCCATAAACTAGAGAATATATTGTAACACCTAATCCCCACATAAATTCATTTGCAATTACAGGTGATACTGTTATAAAGTATTTTTTTATAAACTCCTTGTTGACATCTACTAATTCATTAATTTTAGCTCTCGCTTCACATTCTTTTCTATATACAACATATAAGATTAAAGAAGCTTCAACTATTCTTGCAATTAATGTTGCTAAAGCAGCTCCTCTTACTCCCATAGCTGCTGCTCCAAACTTGCCATAAATAAAAGTATAATTAAAAATAATATTTACAAAAATAGATATTATAGTAATAAAAACTGGTGCCTTTACTTTATTTGTGGCCCTTAATACTGCAATATAAGAATTTGTAACTGCAGTAACTGGATAACTTAATGCTACTATTCTTAAATAAGAAGCACCGATTTCTATTGTTCCTTCATTAGGAGTAAAAATTCGCATTACTATTTTGGGAATAAATAATCCTCCTAGAAAAAAGATTAAAGACCCTAATAATCCA from Clostridium isatidis harbors:
- a CDS encoding GNAT family N-acetyltransferase — encoded protein: MKIISIRKHPEYKDSAIKYFQSKWANENSMMVYHDCITNAITSNNPLPQWYLLMDDLKIVGCSGLITNDFISRMDLYPWLCALYIEEEYRGNGYGAKLIEAVKCDAKEGGFTNLYLCTSHIGYYEKYGFEYVGNGYHPWGESSRIYTIKL
- a CDS encoding DMT family transporter, with amino-acid sequence MKAELKNIIAMIIFGTIGIFVRNISLSSGEIALFRALIASIIIMIYKFIKEKKISFGELKRDILFLFLSGVAIGFNWILLFEAYKYTTASIATLSYYFAPVIVMVVCPVLFKERITIKQIMYFIMATIGLIMVINVKSIDKSNNIGIAFGLGAAVLYAAVIILNKFIKNVTGIDRTLIQFIAAIIVLLPYILGTTGINIGSLKPNSIISLLILGIIHTGFAYCLYFSSLKDLEGQEAAILSYIDPLVAIIISVTILGEEITLLQIIGGLIILSFTLLNEINPNNKERG
- a CDS encoding alpha-amylase family glycosyl hydrolase, translating into MAVDTNKRLKHNVIYSVYVRNYGKMGTFKEVEEDLDRIKKLGVDIIWLMPIHPIGVKNKKGSLGCPYSIKDYRKVNPEYGTLEDFKSLLNAIHEKEMKCIIDVVYNHTSHDSWLVENHPEYFYRRKDGSFGNRAGDWSDVIDLNYENKDLWDYQIETLKYWASIGVDGFRCDVASMVPVSFWGRAREEVAKINKDTIWLAESVHLSFLKALRKEGIEVHSDGELYQAFDILYDYDVNEEFNNYFNGKGTLKAYIDKLSLQEGIYPNNYIKLRFLENHDQERAAKKIKDFNLLKIWTKFIYFQKGTVLIYNGQEALEEKTPSLFDLDKINFNNINEELVYLFRSLYNIKKDKVFSEGYYEINILSNKEVVAASYEMNNQKLYGIFNFGKRDDVIELEIKDGEYLDLVENKKIVIQDNKLLIGKEALIFKVK
- a CDS encoding YoaK family protein, with amino-acid sequence MKIKRKFREIVPSHNNTHESLRLGIILAAVGGFLEAYTYIGRGGVFANAESGNIVLIAIGLAQKNYKMSILAFIQVIAFILGALANETIRQREREKGIHPNRYSKIVLLVEAIILFIVGLIPETVPHSSVTSIVAFISGMQISAFKTLVDSPYSTTICTGNLRSASEAFLKAIKYKDKLNRARGIRYSIVIIFFALGAALGGILTEEIGVKSIFAASFLLLAALVIFYLDNKESKDEI
- a CDS encoding MATE family efflux transporter, which codes for MGLINIKELSRDKKFIKRVITIAIPIAFQNLLNTILNLVDNIMIGALGESAIAGVGLANRVFFVLTLLLFGIVSGSSILTAQYYGKRDIKNIRRVLGVSLFLGLLGSLIFFLGGLFIPKIVMRIFTPNEGTIEIGASYLRIVALSYPVTAVTNSYIAVLRATNKVKAPVFITIISIFVNIIFNYTFIYGKFGAAAMGVRGAALATLIARIVEASLILYVVYRKECEARAKINELVDVNKEFIKKYFITVSPVIANEFMWGLGVTIYSLVYGRMGDDAVASITITQNVEQICFVLLQGLSAATGVILGNELGANKLKKAEKHSEYIFTIQIILVGILAVFCLIIRKPLINLFTVSEQVAYNIKNCLNVFVIYLPFRSFNLVNIVGVLRCGGDTKAALFLDISGVWLVGIPMAFLGGILLNLPIYYVYAMITFEEFYKFILGRRRYNKKLWVRNIVGA